The sequence GTAACGGCGTCTTGCCTTGTTCTTGGCGGCGACGCGTCCAGACCACAAATGCCTGACCCAGCACAATACCCAGTACAATCATAAATGGCGCAGGTGAGAAGCCCAGCAGATCAAATGGCGCACCGTCACGCACTAAGCCGAAGCCCCAGCGATTCAGGTTATTAAAGCCGAATGACAGCAAAATAATGGCCGAAGCCGCCAGAATCACACCGATAATATCAATGCCCACTTCTGGACGGCCTTTATCTGCTTTCAGGCGGAAGCTCAGTACAAAGATAACTGCCGACAACACAATCAAAATACCGAACGCCGGACGCCAGCCGATATAAGTCCCAAGAATACCGCCGATCAAAAACGCCGCCACACCCGCACCGGCACGGGCAGAACCCAATGCACCGAGCGCCGTCGCTTGTTGCGTACCACGATAGTTTTCAGCAATCAGTGCCACCAAGGCTGGCACCAAGGCCGCACCGGCCAGACCGCTTAATGCCTGTGCACTGATCATCACGGTGACATTCGGACTGAATGTCATCATGACCTGCGCGATACCGAACAGCAAAACGGTGCTGCGAAATACCACCAATGGCCCAAAGCGCTGGTTGAGTTTGGCACCCAACATCACGAAACCGGCCACTGACAGTGAGTACATCACGATAGCGGTGGCAATCGTGGTGGGTGGCACATTAAAACTTTTGACCATTCCACCCAAGGCAACCGGCAGAGAGGCCACGTTGAATGACATTAAAATCTGGGCCAATGCGATGGTGATCATCGGCACCCAGGACTCTTTAACTTCCGCACCCGCGCGGTGAGTTGATTGATTCGCCATAAATTTCTCTATCCTTTTGACATATTATTCTTGTTTTCAGAACCATTCGACTTTTGACGCCGCTCAGTTTTTGAAACGATCGATTTTCAGAGCAATGCCCAGATGCCGAGGCTCAAC comes from Yersinia mollaretii ATCC 43969 and encodes:
- a CDS encoding MFS transporter — protein: MANQSTHRAGAEVKESWVPMITIALAQILMSFNVASLPVALGGMVKSFNVPPTTIATAIVMYSLSVAGFVMLGAKLNQRFGPLVVFRSTVLLFGIAQVMMTFSPNVTVMISAQALSGLAGAALVPALVALIAENYRGTQQATALGALGSARAGAGVAAFLIGGILGTYIGWRPAFGILIVLSAVIFVLSFRLKADKGRPEVGIDIIGVILAASAIILLSFGFNNLNRWGFGLVRDGAPFDLLGFSPAPFMIVLGIVLGQAFVVWTRRRQEQGKTPLLALEVITSPTEKAAVFAMFAVVALEAMLNFSVPLYIQIVQGSTPMATAIAMMPFNLSVFFSAMLIVRFYKKLTPRKIGRYGFITCTIALLWLAFVVRNNWSEFAVLIGLVIFGLAQGALVTLLFNVLVSASPKELAGDVGSLRGTTNNLANAIGTAVAGALLVGLLSANVMRGVAETPILTPEIQAQVNMDSINFVSNDRLQGVLAQTTATPEQVAEAVRVNEEARLRALKFGLLIMALLSLLAIFPAGRLPDYLPGELPADNLDPKASK